The window TGTGCTTtcatgtttctttcttttccactgtgcatactttattttttataaaagatttaaaaaaaaagttttttaaaaaccacatgattcactccACCTCCCCCCGCCCCTCCTCTCaagtgcgtctcgatccaacataaaaGTGTTCACAGAGATTTAAATCACACTCTTCTTCTCCAGCCTTCTCTGCCATTATTTTCCTATGCTTGGATGATTCAAGgtgaagtgttgttgcacttccgaGTCgtcaagaggcatctacaagtaacaagagatcaagaaatcaaagttttcatttgtattgtatatttacttcttgctttcaTTGCATTCTTATTATGAGATTGTACAAGGTTTTTCCACCATCAGATTATTTTCTAGAagaagtgtttttcatagtggagtatGTGCACTGGGTGGATCCTTAGATTACTCACCTTaaggaggtgaataccaagtaaatctgagTGTTTGTGAATTTCTTTGAGTTTTCCACTGTAACAAATCATCAATAAGGTTATTGGAGGTAAtcacccctcctctagcttcCAAAGtgtcataacaagtggtatcagggtGAATCGTTCTTCATTGGACTAATCACCGAAAGAGAAACAAGCTAGAGGAATAAGAAGAAATTAAAGCTTGAACCCCTAATTTCAACATGTCAAGAACTTATCGTTCAAAAGAGCTCAAGTTCAAAAATAGAGTTTAGAGATGGATTCGGATATAATATTAGAGCACCTCCACCATTCAAAATTGGAAACttcaatctttggaaatcaaaggtcaaaaattttttcatgatagaaatagagcaatggtttgctctaatggcgGAATTTCAAACTCCAATTGATGCAAACGGGAAgctcctcaagaagaagaaatggatgaAAGAACAAATTAAGAGATGCAAGGCAAATTATAAGGTAACTAAATTATTAGTTAACTTATTGCCAAACACCATCTTTTACAAAATTAGAGAATATCAAGATggcaaggagctatggagcaagttggTAAAGTTTCATGAAGATCCATCCTCAACGGAAAGCAATGACAAAGGTAAAGAAGGAAACTATTTGTTTTATGTGCATGAGGATTCAAAGGTTGAGAAGCATTCAAGATCCAAGGAGGAAATTGAAGAAGCATCCACCTTAAGGATTGAGAGGGAGAGTAATTCATTGACACCatagcaagaagaagcttctacttccAGGTCAACTGAAGAAAGAtcatgtgtcacccctacaagaaaaggtataactatttcaatttgtaaaaataaaaatcatattatatgctttgagtgtagggagaatgaacactacaagagcaagtgtcaaaaattaattaagaagaagggtcaagtggcacccaagggcaaggagaagccaaatgGGACCTTACCCATGATACACAAAAGTAATGAGAACATTGTGTACTTTATGTGCAACAAAAATGGTCCCTAGGTAGCCGGTGGGGCTTCGCGAGCAGAAGAAGATGTTAGGGATGGATAATTCAGTTGTGACAGCGAGTGTGAATGTGGAAAAGGCGTCAGAGGTCATTCAACTGACGCATGGTGTTCCGGAGCAAGGGTAGTTTAGGGTCGTTATGAGGTCGAGGAGAGGACTGACACCATGGCGCTTGATGGATAGGTTGACTGCGGCGAGGTCTTGACCCCATCCATGTCATCATCCGGAGACCATAAGCCATCGGGAATGGTGGCGAAGCGGAAGTTCAAGAGGTCGGTGAGGAAGATTATTAGAGATTCTATCAAAGttatatattagaaaaatttatgaaaaatcatgaatttaaaatgatataagatatcttcattggcgtGAGTCCTTTTAGATAGACACCAATAATAAAGCCACGGTAGTCTAGGTCAAAgtgaaaaatatcatgtcattatgaaaATATATGAACATCTTTCGGTCataacaaatgatatcagagccATAATTCAAACCAAATGTCATGTCAGATGATCTTGAACGAAATTATGGGACGCCCAAAGAAGGTCAGGATAATCAGATACTTGTGGAAAGACCTGTAGTAGGCCAAGAGTGACTGGATTTGAGGGTGACCTTAAACAAAGTTGAGGATAGTGTTggatcgttgggccggctagaaggggggttggatagccctgcaaaaataaagaccaacccttctcaaacttcttaaactaacacttgtataataattaaataaatagaaagtaaAAGTGGAGGCACaaggatatttacttggttacaaccggagaagttgttaatccaaggaagttgtcgcattagtatctccttcaggcggagaagcctcttacagcagtaaaagcgcaaaaagaaagaagctataCTAACagggaagcgcacaagtgttgaatACACAGTTTCTTGTTCGTTgttgagcttctggaccaaggctgcatttatagccttggtcgggggcgcctggaagggttccaggcgcctgggaggggataaaattttatccctttgcaacggatcgcgtttgacgcgattctggtcaaaagtcaactccgggcgcctggaatggttccgggcgccccaggctGTTCCGAGCGGCCTGGGCTGTTCCGGGCTCCCCAGATTGTTCCTGGCTCCTCGGACTGTTTTGGGCGCCCCGGGTGgaaaagtcaacctcgttgacattttcagcccgggtcttatgctccggctccgttcacctcagtctaggtcttccgctcgcttgggtgatcttggccatccgaaatagggctcacccgaacccaacttcctgccttctcgagcaggcttccgctccagcttctcgtccctcggaatggttgcgtgcttccttctcgtccgccagcgtactcatccgcagtcttcgttcctcggtcgcaccccgtgccgaccttctctctagctgcgtctcttgcttctcgagcagtcttccgctccggcttctcgtccctcggaaccatcgcacgcTTCATTCTcctctgccggtgtactcttccgcagtgcctcgtccctcaaacgcactctcccgtgccatccttctcgctagctgcgtcttctgcttgactccttgtgctcctaagctcctgtacacttagacacaaggttaaaataccacatgacctaacttaactttttgATCACACCAAACAATCTTAGGGTCCCAACCGGTAGGATTGGAGCAGGTCAGGTTAACTGGATATTTACAGGAGGCCTGAAATAGATCAAAAGTGATCGGATGTGGGTACTTACAAGGAGGCCTGAAATAGGTAGGCCCGGAACAGGTTAGGTTGACCAGATGTTTACGGGGAGACCCGAACTAGGTTAAGAGTGATTGGATACGGATATTTACAGGGAGACCTGAAAAGACCTGAAACATAttagagtgaccagatacttacgGGGAGGCTCAGAGCTAGTGAGAATGACTGGATGCTCGCGAGGAGGTTCGAAGCAGGTCAAGATGATCGGATACTCGTCGGAAAGTTCAGACCATGAAAATAATGGTGACCCTTTGTTTGAAAGGAAAATTGTTAGGGATTCAATCGTCAAAGCCCCACATAtttgaaagatttagaaaaaatgatgaatttaaaataatgtaaaatatttttattggtaTGAGTTCTTTTAcatagaattaaaaataatgtcaTGAGGCCTAagtctaaaataaaaaatattatattatttataacaTCCTTCTGTCTCAATAGAGATTGAGCCGGTTTTAAGGATGGGACGGTGGTTGAATTTGCATGGTGTTGACGAAGGTGATGTGGAAGGCCATGAAATGGAGGGCATCGAAGTGGAGCATGGCGTTGATGTGGCCTTGGGCTGGCAATGGAAAGCACAAAGCGTGGGGCTTGCCAGTTGCCATGGGATGATGGATCTCTCCCTATGCTCTTTGTATTAGGACTGCAACGTTTTTgtggttttaaatttttaaacattcCCTTTATATTCAAGATCGATTGATATCTTGGCGTCGGGGGCAAAAACATGTGATAATTGATGCAAGTCtctcaaaaagaaaataaacatatGACAACATGATAATGAAATGATAAAATTAGTTAATCTTATTAAATAATATAGTAATAAAATATGATAAGTAATAGTATAGTCCTTGGGGTATAGTGTCGCGATAGAACATCTAAATTATTATTCAGGTTTCGATCCCCAACTATTTACTCTAGAAAATTTTCCGTGGAGCCGACAGGATATGGGAGAAGTATGCTCAGGATTCAATAAGTACTCCAATATTTATTCAATGTAGAAATTCGGATTACACTGATAAACTTTAAGAAAATACAattccattaacataaataatatatatatatatatatatatatatatatatatatatatatatatatatcttttcttTCACTCTTTTGAAATTATCTCCTTGATAATCCTCTCCAAATTTATCCAAGATACTCCACCAGGTTTGGCTGCCTCAAATGCTTTCTCTTTCCACTCCAttgccttcttcttcatctccttccccTTCTGCCCTCTCATCAGCTCCTCGATTAATCTCGTCACCTCTTCCCTCTTTACATCTTCATTGATCTCCATCCCAATGCCCCAAACTGAGCATATGTACCTGCAATTTATTTGCTGATCCGCAAAGAATGGCCAACAGATCATGGGAACCCCTGCGCATATGCTCTCCGTTGTAGAATTCCATCCGCAGTGTGTCAAGAAACCTCCAACTGCAGCATGAGACAACACTTTCTGTTGCGGGCACCAGCTTGAAATGAAGCTCCTTCCTTTGGTCACCTCCGAGATCTCTTGTGGCAACAACGTCGTGCCGCCTACAACAAGGTCAGGTCTAATAGCCCAAAGGAACGCACATCCACTGTTGGCCAGACCCCATGCGAACTCCAAGAGCTGTTCACTCGTCAAGTTTGCCACGCTACCAAAGTTGACATACAACACAGAACCCGGTTCCTTTTCGTCTAACCATTCCACGTAACCCAAGTCCTCTTTCCACAGGTTTAATCTACCGAACGATGTGATTGATGAATCATTGGGAATGCACTGAGATAGTAGGCACATGGGGCCGATGTCGAACACCGGAGGTAGCATCGATGAGCATGCGTTAAGCAGTGGTGATTCTAATTCAGAGAACGAGTTGAAGATCATTGCTGTGGCTCGGTGAGATGCGTGAGTCTCATCAATGATATGGTTGAGCAATATGTCATCTCGGTTGGTTGTTCGTATGAAACTTGTCAAGTCTCTCATACGGACCTCTATCATTCCTGGAATACAATCAATGACGGTGTCCAGGTAGCCATTTGTAAGATCATCTTCACCTAATATGAACAAATTATTACAATTATTAGTAATATCATCTTCGCCTAATATGAACaaattattactattattaattTGACCATGACGCATTAGTTGACTGTGTAGAGCTATTCTTTCAACTTTAGCTTTACTTACTTTTCAATGGGATGATTCCCCTTGCCATCAACTCCTTGCAGTAGTAGAAGTCCATGAAGCCACACACGCTACATGCGCAGTAAAATACATTAGGGATCCCCACTTTGGTGGtggcatcaagggtaaagctggCGAAGGAGTCTGAGATCACGCAATTAACGGGCGGCACACCAGAGTTCGGATCGTTCATTGCAGATAAAAGCTTGAGAAAAGGTGCAGGACAGTTGTTTTTGATTGCTAGACTGAGATTAGGAATGTCTTGTTTGTATTCGTCGCCGTCGTTGGCGGGCGGGACCCCGTCGGGGATGCTGGCGAAGCGGAAGTCGGGGAGACCGTCGAGGGAGGAGAGTGCCTCAGGATTCCTGAGGAAGCGACGGTGGACGAACTCGGTGTTGACAAAGGTGATGAAGAAGCCCTTGGAGTGGAGGACTTTGGCGAGGTTGAGCATGGAGTTGATGTGGCCTTGAGCAGGGGCTGCCATGCACACGAGATGAGCTTTGGTTGAGCACCCCATGTCTTGGTCTTGTTAGAGCCTCGGATAGAAACTAAAGAGGAGCCAATTCgagttctatatatatatattgtattaaattgattttttaagtcaaaattatttttattaaatttgaacaattttaaagaaaataatatttttaatataataaatattaataaaataaaataatttttaaaccgaTTATAACCTTTAGAAGATATAGGTATTTTTTAGATAAAGATATATTagagtttaattttaatatttttttaaccaaataaaaattattaaaagatcatttttattttttagaaatttattttatacaaaataaattaaaaaaatatatatacatactaatttaaattttaaaatatatgcaTTTGatctttataaaaaatattttatcaataattagtactttattattaaaattatatcaGCTCTTAATTAGTCACAGAAGGTACACCGGATATGACCATTAAGAAATTAAATGTGTCTTAGCGAGATGTTAAATCTCTCATATTAATGTTTTCTAGAACAttcataatattatttttttattgtgcTATCTCTCATGCTCagtcatttttattttaattcaggTATGAGTTCAATTAATTTGAGGATGGACAGTTCGATCATACAAATCGgccatcaaataaatttgaaaaacatgaATAAACTATGGCATAACACTCCAATATCATTGTTCGTGAAGCGAACGTTTAAAAATAACTAGAGTGAGATTGAACCCTTGTTATATGAGTCAGATTGAACCCttgtttaaaaataactttaattatattattactaattaagattataagaaataaaatataagttAACATTATTTGATTATCTTAGATAATATTATAACCTATTTCCATATTTACTAAATTACCcttagttatatatattttttcaactaaataaatttgatttttgattaaTGTCTGTAAAGCTAAATTGCTCAAGGATGATCAACATGTTAAATCAGAATAATGcacactcaaaaaaaaaaaaatagtaacaacagTAAACAATGAAAGAAAAACCAATGTCGAGCTCTAAATTAGAAAGAAGAATCGAGAAATCATCTATCATGGAATGATGTATTCCCTTGACTGCGATTTCCAGTGCTCTAATCATCTGCATCTGCATCTGTATCCAAAAATCTAAAAAACATCTATTTCAGTGGTAATCTAATTATTTATTATCTAAATTAAACATGATTAAATAATATAATCTTAATTCAATAACCAAAATTATTAACGATCCGACCTGACTTTTGAGGTCCCTTACGTCGCATAGCTGGTATAGGCGTCTGAAAGTCAAAATCACTCAATTACCGTCTTATCATTATGTTTTGTTAGTTTCTGAATAGGTTTTCTTGGGAGCCAAGATGGCTGCTTGTTTTCTGAATCAGTTTTCTTGGGAGCCTAATGCTATGTTTACTctagagtgtggatgaggaaaggaaaggaatcaacgatagaaagttatctttggaggaagagaaaagaaagggtgaagaaatcttttcctttgcacacttgtttaccttgataaaggaaggtgaatacttatgatgtaattttataaataaaaaaaggtgcatgcgtcattttttttggtacataatgtaattttgtgagttaaaaaggttacatgcgtcattttttttggtatatggtgtaattttgtgaatgcaaaaggggtacatgcgtcatttttttttccatccgctgctttccgtccgattttgaagtgatcgattttggctccaaaattatccgttgatggattgcgttacttttccttcggaaaattttaatgaagtaaacagcggaaacttttccaccgtgaaaactttttcttaattttattttccACTCTCCCAAGTAAATAGAGCCGTGCGATGACCATTTTCTTGGGTTCTTCGTTGGCAAGTAGCACTGCGTGTCCATGGATCCATAACGATGGTCATTTTCTTTGGTCTCCCCGTTGGCATGTAGCAGGGCGTGTCCATGGATCCATGACGGTGGTAATTTTTGTTTTCTTTGGTCTCGTCGCGGGCAAGTAGCACGTCGTGTCCATGGGGGCCATACCGCATGTATTTTCCCTCGTACTTATCTGTCTGATTCACGCTAGAAACATGAGATGTTCTTGTCGTGACATGGAGTGGCAAACTGATGGCATCGTTGTCTCTTTCTACGAAAACTTAAAAGAAtaccaaataaaataaataagaaataaaaaaatttaaaaaaatataaaagattagCAAGGGATATGTGAATAAAAATAGAGAAATGGAGCTTTTACCATCGCCAGACACTCGTTGAAGCTTCCAGCGGCGTCTtccttccttcttccatctttcCTTCCCCTCCTCTTTTCCATACCCTGTGCTCTCCTATTTGTTGCGCCCACAGCCATGAGATGGTAAATGAGTAGATATTTACCATTTAAAATTGATGCATCAAACCTCAAAATTGACCGGGCATAAAATCCTAACACCTCATATAACTCACCTCCGTTCATTTACTTTTACAGTCGTTATTTATCTGGTCCATATTAGTCTTAGAACATATTAACGAGGACACTGACGACGAACACTGCTCTTCTATCgtctttctcttttattcctcttttatttttattcttcccTTTTTTTCTTCTAACATTAGAAATTGTATTCCTCTTTTCTGGTCTCCTTTCACTCTTTTTTATTCCATGCGCAGCCTCACTCCCACCATCTCAAATGCAAGCCTACACGTGACGAgtctcttatcttttcttcttgttctATTTGACATTGTCAATCAACGAGCCAATGGTGAATTGACGTGGATGTTAACTTTGTCGCCAGTCACTTCGACACCGCAAAGATGTGTAGGGAGATCCGTCAGAACCTATGGAGATAATATTAGAAAGAGATAATTAGAATGACGTCCAGGAGTTTTTCATCGCAATTATTCCGACGTTCAAGTAAATTTCTAATAGAGAATGAAAGAGAAGTTGAACAGTATTTTTGAGCTTTTTGGATGTTTGTGCATATACATATGCTTGCAAGAGCGGACGGTCTTTTATAGAGTGGTGGCTATGCCTATGCCTTTATGTTCTCCATGTATTCTTGAGATGTCCGCTAACGTTATCTATATTTCCTGAAATAAATAGCTATGTTGTCCACCTCTTTCAGTCTAAACTGTCACATTTCCCATATTCTCTGAAGAAAATAACTACGTTGTTCGTATTTTCCGTAAGCAACGGTGCACATACGGAGTTGGCTCAGTGCCAGAAGTGGCACGGAGTCGAGGATGGTTCTAAAGCTGGGAGAGCGGAGTCGGGGCTGACGTGGAGTCGGGGTTGACGTGGAGTCAAGGGTAACATGGAGTTGGCGTCGACGTGGAATCGGGGTCGACGTGGAGTCGGGGCCGATGTGGAGTCGGGAACAGCATGAAGTGGTAGGAGCAGCGTGAAGTCGGGGCAATCATGGAGCTGGTGCTAATGCGGAGTCGGGGACGACTCAAAGCCGAGGGTGACATGGACCTTCTGTTGACTTTGACCATCACCTCAGCAAGACCATTGACCCCTTAACCATGTGACATCTTCTAATTACCTCCTGTATTACCAGTCTCCCATTCAAATCTAGTCCAGAGAGGTTACAGTTTGATTAACTAGACTATTGTGTTAGTCAAATGGTCTGTCATGTGACGAATTCCATGCATATTTCATATGATATCACAGAGTAAATTTAAATGCACCCACACTTATTAAATGCATATCATTCACAATTTCTCTTGATCCTTGAGTCTGGAGTTCACCAATATGCATCTGAGGTAGCATTTCATTAAGGTGATGTGACCATCTGCAGAGAAGGCGAAGCATCATCCGAATCGTAATGATTGCTAAGATTTAGTTAGATCCATGTGTTTGATCGAGCAACTAAAAGTCTATTTCACCCTTATGGCTATAGAGATCCAACGGTCATAATCGAGTGGGTGGAGCTATATTAGGTTAAAGAAAGACGTTGTTTCCTTTATCGCGTAATCCTTGCTTCTATGCTCGCTGTATTCGTCTTCCTCGTCTTCGAGAGCTTCACATCCTATTTTTCTATAAGTGGCTTTGTTCTCCATTTTCACCTTTTGCTCTGATCACTTTTTTAGCTTCTAGTTCGAGGTTGTAGTGGTTGTTGTCCTGTATTGCACCTATCTATGGCTATGGAGTTTTCTGCTGCTCCTTGGTATAGATCCATTGAGTTAAATTTTACCAGTGGTGAATTGTATCAAATAAGGATGGCTTATATGATCTCTGCTGACCACCACATAATAGCTTTGAATGGTAACGATCGTCCCAATCGTCCTCCCCTAGCTGTGTGACTTTCTTCTGAAGGCATTTGTTGAGTGGACTACACTTACCCATCCCAATCTTCTTTTCCGAGGTGTCTCAATATTTTCATATGCCTTTGTCCTAGCTTGGTCAAAAAAATTTCTGAAGCCTCATCAGTGTAGTCATCTTTTTCAACTTTATCGAATCCCTCTATCTCCACAAAtcttccattatttattttatccaAAGAAAATGAAAGACATGGTATTCTTCCTTTCCTTCAAAACTGGGTTGAAGTTCCTAAGAAACTTCTTGTCTTCTCACAAGGGGTGGAAATCCCACTTTTTATTTGTGAAGCCTCCGATTCTAGTGTATTGGCCTACTCGATAGCAACTCAAGTTACCTGTAGCCCCGACTTTGAAAAATTATCATCTAGAGCAGGACTATTTTGCTGCTTCCCATAAGCTGCAAGATATGCAACTCGACAACAACCTTCTACTCGAGGAGGGTTACTTTACAAATTTAGGCTTAATCTCGTCTTGACTCCTCTTACAACTTCATTTGGTAAGGCTTTTTACATGCACAAGCATTGCTATCTAACTAAATGCTTATTGATAAACatgaaatatataaaattttcataTTATTTTCATGCTATATTTGACCTACTTTTGTATGCAAGGATTCAGGATATCTTAACTTTTTACTTCATTTTCGGATTTTATTACTCCTATGTACTGCTCTTGTGTATTTTTGTTGGCAAGAGCTTGAATTGGAGCAAAATCGAAAGGAGATTGAGATTGGAGACTCCACATGTACAGCTGGACATGGGTGCATGTGCCCAGCTCGGTCGACTTGCCACGATTGCCTATGACCAACAGCACGGGTCGTGCCCCACTCTATGGGCTATGGTGGCCACGACCCGTGCTCGGCTTGGTCTCTCACCACAACCACCCATGCCCAGCCTCACGGGCTATACTCAGCCAGATCAAAGGTCTTCACACTCGACACGGGCGCTCATGTCCACTGGCACGACCCTTATCGGGCGTCCGATTTTCTGCACCATAAAAGGAGCTCTCCTCATTTAGATTGGGGATCTTGGATTAGAGGACTTCGTTCTCCTCCTTGGGAGAGGGTTTTCCCCTCTAAGAGAAATCCTAGAGCATTTAAGCATTTCACTCTGACGATTCATTCACCTCCAGCGCAAGGAACTACTCTAAAGACACCGAGAATTTTTTTCCTAAGCATTTCTTATCTCTATTATCTATTTTGGACTGAATGAATGCTTATTTTAGTGTCTTTAGTTTATAATTTCCTTGCAATGGAGTGACCCTCTTGATTTTAAGATGTAGGGAGTAGCCCTTTTGATATGTGAATATCTTTTCATTTAAATTACTgagtttgcatttttttttcagTGAAATGTGCGTGTATGGTCCAAATCAATCGTATTAACATGACATTGATGCCAAACGCACAAGATTCATATCGTACGAGGGTTTGGGGATAAACCGAAAGGAGAACCCGGCGCTCTGACCTGTAGAAAATTGAGACGCGGAGAGAGTCAGATACAAAAGTGCAACCCAGTATGCCATGAGGAACCCTAGGTCATCATAGAACTTAATGTATCAAATAATTCATTGTCACATAGTAGAAAAAATGGTTAATTAGAGGTCGAGGAATCTTGTGACAGGGTATCCCCTAGGTTTCAATCACTAGTTACAATCTTTCTAAAAGTAGACAATAATTAGGGTTGATACGTCATTGTAGTACCAAAAGTTCACATTGGATATCATAGGATGGTTTACCTACATAAATACCCATTGAGGATAGGAAATCAACATAGATTAGGTGTTTACAATTATTTGGGTGAAACTGAAGTCCTAGAATCACTTCCTCCTTCACTCACTTTCCTGACTCAACTCTCTTCTCTATCTCTCCCTCAAACCTATCTAAACTCTTTCAACTCTTTTAactctctttctctctccttctctcttgctcTCTTGTTCTTGTAACCACATGTCCCTGGGGCTATGATGCTGAGGTAGGATATTCAGGTTGTCACCTAGGCACCCGTGGTTCGATCCCCAGTTATGAcatatttgcaagaattttttctctaaatggggTGTGCAACCAAAAGATGTTGGGCACTAGGGTTGCCCGCCGTGCGTGCTTTtagatttaccctggtggccagTGGAAAAATTCCGTGGGATTGGGTCGATCACCTTAGGCTTTCTGATTTACCCCGTTACCAAGcctagttaatcattttttttattcttatgACCATACATACATGTGATCATCTAGATAATCTATTTTGTCATTCTGACTAGTACTTAATTTacaatcactttaaattaaatcttttatTACTTAACGATACTTCTATACATTTACAAATTTGTATACATCACTTACCATCTTGTGCAACCGATACCATACTGAAGGTTTTCATGAACAAAGCTGAGAAGCTTCCATAAACAAAGGGGAGAAGCTATCAAAATTATATCAATTCCTAATTACTCAAAAGTACCGTACGATAATATATATAGTTAACAATCGTGACTTAGTGAGATGATAGAATGTTCTCTTGAATATTTTCATTATTGTGCTCTTCTCTGGTCACAAGAGCACTGTGTATAATATATCGATTCCTAAGTAGCGTTATTGCTTGCTCCTTCATGCTCGTGCATGCTAGAAGATCATCTTATATGCAACCCAATTATAAAAGGATGTTTAGATgattgatcctgtctaaaagctGAGGAGATGATATACTGGTTCAAGTGAATAGTTTGTTGATGAATAGTTGACTCTTCGATTTGTCATGAAGCTCCTCAATGATCCTGCGCATAACTAGATGATCCCACTAAGCGTTAATGACCAAAGACTAAGGAAGGAGTCCCTAacaag is drawn from Zingiber officinale cultivar Zhangliang chromosome 1B, Zo_v1.1, whole genome shotgun sequence and contains these coding sequences:
- the LOC122041369 gene encoding 7-deoxyloganetin glucosyltransferase-like; amino-acid sequence: MGCSTKAHLVCMAAPAQGHINSMLNLAKVLHSKGFFITFVNTEFVHRRFLRNPEALSSLDGLPDFRFASIPDGVPPANDGDEYKQDIPNLSLAIKNNCPAPFLKLLSAMNDPNSGVPPVNCVISDSFASFTLDATTKVGIPNVFYCACSVCGFMDFYYCKELMARGIIPLKSEDDLTNGYLDTVIDCIPGMIEVRMRDLTSFIRTTNRDDILLNHIIDETHASHRATAMIFNSFSELESPLLNACSSMLPPVFDIGPMCLLSQCIPNDSSITSFGRLNLWKEDLGYVEWLDEKEPGSVLYVNFGSVANLTSEQLLEFAWGLANSGCAFLWAIRPDLVVGGTTLLPQEISEVTKGRSFISSWCPQQKVLSHAAVGGFLTHCGWNSTTESICAGVPMICWPFFADQQINCRYICSVWGIGMEINEDVKREEVTRLIEELMRGQKGKEMKKKAMEWKEKAFEAAKPGGVSWINLERIIKEIISKE